From the genome of Latilactobacillus curvatus JCM 1096 = DSM 20019:
CGAATACAAGCGATCACGATGTGGTCGGAAAACTAAGCTGAGCGATGAGTTAAAGCAAAAAATTCTCAACCATTTACGTCTAAGCTGGTCACCAGGAATGATTGCTCACGAATTTAAACTAGCTACTAAATCTATTTATAATTGGCTAAATCAGGGGAGAATTGGTTTCTCCTTGAATGATCTACCTGAACATGGCGTACGCCAACGGCGTAACGTTGACCAACGATCCAAATATAATCAATCTTTGGGGCGATCAATTGAACAGCGTCCCATGATGATTAATCAACGTAAGCGCATCGGCGATTTTGAACTAGATACAGTCGTTGGTCCTCGTGGGCATAGTAAGGCAGTTTTATTAACTTTAATCGATCGCAAATCACGGTTCCTTTGGGCATACCGGTTAAAAGATCGGACGACAGCGACTGTTAATGAAGCACTAACTAAGTTCCTAACCACTTTTAATGGTCCGGTGCACAGCTTTACTGTGGACCGTGGCACTGAGTTTAGTGGGCTAGTATCACTTGAATCACAATATGGTATTAAGACCTATTACTGCCATGCTTATACGCCAGCTGAACGTGGTAGTAATGAACGCTTTAATCGGAATTTACGTTATTTTTATCCTAAAGGGACTCGTTTTGAGCACATTAGTGCTCAAGATTTAACGACGACGTTACTCCAAATTAACCAGCGACCGCTTAAAATACTCGACTGGCAAACACCGTATCAGGTTATGCTGACAAATTTGTCCAAAAATTCGGATTAAATTTGCAATCTACCATTTACCTTTGGTATCTTCATCATTCATCTTCAAAATGGACATGAACGCCTCTAATAGACACGGGCTCCTATGATGGAATTACGGACAAACTGTTCGATATAATACATCATAAAGGAGCTTTTTATTATGGCAATTAAATATTCAAATGAATTTAAAGAATCGATTGTTAGCTTAAGTCAGACT
Proteins encoded in this window:
- a CDS encoding IS30-like element ISLpl1 family transposase gives rise to the protein MSSITYSERIKIETFCELGLSNIQMGVRLNRSPSTISYELSRCQPYQAELAQTDAEYKRSRCGRKTKLSDELKQKILNHLRLSWSPGMIAHEFKLATKSIYNWLNQGRIGFSLNDLPEHGVRQRRNVDQRSKYNQSLGRSIEQRPMMINQRKRIGDFELDTVVGPRGHSKAVLLTLIDRKSRFLWAYRLKDRTTATVNEALTKFLTTFNGPVHSFTVDRGTEFSGLVSLESQYGIKTYYCHAYTPAERGSNERFNRNLRYFYPKGTRFEHISAQDLTTTLLQINQRPLKILDWQTPYQVMLTNLSKNSD